A genomic region of Fusarium oxysporum Fo47 chromosome VI, complete sequence contains the following coding sequences:
- a CDS encoding kinase-like domain-containing protein has protein sequence MTVDPKESRRPMPGLLPLFTAAIDAVGTCPFPREEVLVNICIDEKAFEREPPLAPSNSFQVMRSQPNTLLKYVDSKFRMTTIHRLAMLYLNDVVLRVPKKTVDWNSDPGQDLSESISTEIAILKNEHLRKHENIIDMVGICWSVYSDRIVMPVLVLETAQGGDLWRYLQSSTELDARDKLRLAIHCYQGLLALHTVGVIHADLKPENILVFIDEQGRPCAKLTDFGCSLLVSNLHGPTKLESGTPLWQSPKVLESLGHQGLRQADIYSLTLVASLLLVGPFMYTVLKEAHESDDGKESLHKLKSEDGSLASFIRMQKDTNDSSGARVFTDETSGLISEFFDFMLSNEDELQIGAALPVKLLRTMLHHEITSATKHNVQVFETLDRLEENAYLSPGKRPAVSKSVVKISNSTQVTVYHLVKLRT, from the coding sequence ATGACAGTCGACCCAAAGGAATCACGGCGGCCCATGCCGGGGCTGTTGCCTTTGTTCACTGCCGCCATTGATGCAGTAGGCACATGTCCGTTCCCGAGAGAAGAAGTGCTGGTCAATATCTGCATCGACGAAAAGGCTTTTGAAAGAGAACCTCCCCTGGCGCCTAGCAACTCATTCCAGGTCATGCGGAGCCAGCCAAACACGCTGCTAAAATACGTTGATTCGAAGTTCAGAATGACCACTATCCATAGACTGGCCATGCTATATCTGAATGACGTTGTACTCCGAGTCCCGAAAAAGACGGTGGATTGGAACTCGGATCCCGGCCAGGACCTATCAGAGTCCATCAGTACTGAAATCGCAATCCTCAAGAATGAGCATCTTCGGAAACACGAGAACATCATCGACATGGTTGGTATCTGCTGGAGTGTATACAGCGACCGCATTGTGATGCCTGTTCTTGTGCTGGAGACGGCCCAAGGCGGCGATTTATGGAGATATCTTCAGAGTTCGACGGAGCTCGATGCGAGGGACAAACTGCGTCTAGCCATCCATTGCTATCAAGGCTTACTTGCTCTTCACACTGTCGGTGTCATCCACGCAGACCTGAAGCCAGAAAATATCCTGGTGTTCATCGACGAACAAGGCAGACCATGCGCAAAGCTTACCGATTTTGGCTGCTCCCTTCTTGTTTCCAACCTACACGGACCAACCAAGCTCGAATCAGGAACTCCTTTGTGGCAAAGTCCCAAAGTCTTGGAGTCCCTCGGCCATCAAGGTCTCCGTCAAGCTGATATCTATTCTTTGACGCTTGTCGCATCACTTCTATTAGTTGGGCCTTTCATGTATACGGTGCTTAAAGAGGCGCACGAGTCAGATGATGGCAAAGAGTCACTGCATAAACTCAAATCTGAGGATGGGTCTCTCGCAAGCTTTATCAGAATGCAGAAGGATACTAATGACTCGTCGGGCGCACGTGTCTTCACAGACGAGACATCAGGTCTCATCTCTGAGTTCTTCGATTTCATGCTCTCCAACGAGGATGAGCTTCAAATTGGAGCCGCATTACCCGTCAAGCTACTGAGGACTATGCTTCACCATGAGATTACATCTGCCACTAAACACAATGTCCAAGTCTTTGAGACTTTGGATAGGCTTGAAGAAAACGCCTATCTCAGCCCTGGTAAGCGCCCCGCCGTCTCTAAATCAGTAGTAAAGATTTCTAACTCAACACAGGTAACAGTGTATCATTTGGTGAAGCTGAGAACGTAA